The sequence attttttaaaattttacacgtgaagaACTTCAaatgtaatgtgatatgaaaaacacaagtgatttataaattgaaggattataataaaaaataccccagttataaaactggatagtttcttttgcttttcagtatattttactGACAATCGACATGCCTTTTATAAAGTGATAATGGTATTCTCAGGAAATTTCATATGTCAAACCATATGTCAAATCAGGCTACACATTGCACATCCTcagatatttgatataaatgtcaCAGTAAGTAACACTTTCCGcgatttatttcagtattattAGATGATAACAAAACCCTTGGTTTTCGGCACTTAACAGTCTTTGCATTTTGAGATAGACAATTTAGAATGATGCAATCACAACATTTAATTCACAAATGTATACTTATAGACACCTGAAAACCAATACATTTGTAGACTTTTGACCACCAACTAACATCACCGGCATACCCATGggctattttattaaaatatagtttttttctGATCAAAACATTCACAAATTGTAACTGACAAAAAAAACCGAGATTTATAATGCCCCTTTGAAAAGATATCTTATTATCTTAAAGCCATTGCTTGATTTAATTTAAATGTGttgccttaaggtagttctgcacgtttgaaaaaaaaacggaagtgatggcgtaacgtcatttatccggtaAACCtaaaataaatcttggatttcgcgtacggaaatgaaaatcattttatgaattaaatgaCTCAAAATTAGAGTACGTGAAGtattcggttcactttaatcatggtcaaatatctcaaaattaagcacaaggaccaatatattttatttcactgcaTTATAGATAAATATATGTTTGTTCATAACTGTGAGAATtttcatcaaaaaaaatttttcgcaAAAGTATTATGAAAGTTGTGACTTTCCCCATAGACTCCTGTCTTAATTTTTTTAATCAGTCTAGCAAAGAAAttagcacacgaccctatcctttttatttgctgaattttctaggtatattatgaagttttgaaaaatcgtagtttaatcaaattcttcattgtagaaaaaaagaaatCGATCTAAATctgtagaactaccttaagaacCGTAGGGCTTAAAATGTTGAATTTATATTCTATAAATTTACATTCTTGACGACAAGCAGGTTTCATTGAAATATCTTGCACATGTTAAGGTAGCTCATTATTCATTCTATCACTGACAAATGTTGAGATAGTGGACAGATATCTACAAATGGACAGATGGAAAGATATCTACAAATGGACAAAataaaattgcatgcatgttCTCCAAACTGTTTTCTATTTGTCCACCAGATTTAATAAATTTAGGAGGATCCGCCCTATTTATCAACAGACGGACTAATGGAGAGAAGGGTGAACACCACATGACTTCTATAGTCTCTATATTAATTGAAAAGCGCTCGTGATATAACATCTGGAGAATACTGAGGGGTTGGTTGGTGCCCGGGCacggtagggcgagggtaccaacattTCTCAGAGGATCCTGAAGAGGTTATAACAGAAGTTAAGTGCCAAAGCCACATTTaaaaggtcaaagatttttcaacaaacttttgtATGAATGTATGCATATTAAATTACTTGGCATTAACATTTACAATAATCATAAAATGTATTACATTCACAACCTATATCCCTACATTTAAAGATAAGGGTCAGCTCAAGAGCTaccggtattttttttttccttttttttcttttctagtttATCATTTTTGATGTGGacagatattcaaataacttggcaaaagCACGCACCATACTGCGAAAATATGTCGATTCGAACACTTGGATCACTTAGAGGTTAAACATGTTTTGTAATTTTCTGGAgtctattttataacatttatttacaaaaaatgatattcaataACTTGATAcaagttttcatcattttaagtGGCTGTAACATTCAatacttaaatgataaaaataaatatttacgattttttctttttcagaccaCAACTTTTAGTATACCAGTTATATTGTCAATGTTCATTTAAAGGACTCGCACTGTTCTCCTTACATCACACTTTGGGGACATCCTTGTCCTATCGacatatttctagttttataataattaacTATATATCAATTTATAACTCAAAAAACTTATAATACTTCACATAGTCACTCATctcataaaaatgaaacaaaagatttgtcataaagattaattaaattactttaagactatttaaaaactttaacagTTACCTGGCTATAAAAGGCACAAAAGGCAACTCTAAAACCTACACAAAACACCGTAGTCACATTCCTCGACATATAAAAACCTTAAACAGACAGCACAAAGCAACTTAAcccacaggcgcttgaagctctatcagtAAAcatatgcattaccatatcccacccacctaatatacttcaagagatctaacctgcacataCATTtcgttgatagagcttcaagcacTTGTGCTTAACCCCACATTCGCACGTTTCCCCAACTCACATAAACAAGATTAATATGCCAAAAGCTTCTTTTACCAGCCTGACCCTAATTTTTAGCATATCAACCCTATTTTTTTAGCGGCACACAGCCAAGATCACATTTAATTGTAATACAAGATTTTGCCATAACCCATGCGCCCACGATGCTGCTTGTTGAAAAGGGAATACAATGTCGGTTGGATTATGCAGAGTGTGACTTGTAAGTTTACTGTCGTAATGATTTCTGAGGTCTAGTGTTCgagttttatcatttaaataaacagACAGAAGTCATACAATTTCGCAATTAAAGTCTTGACAATCCTTTAAGTAGTGCAAATAGCTCAGAAATGAGCAAAATGTAATGACAAGTTTTGAACAATATCCTTATCTTGGGCAGTTACCTATACATCAACGGAGAATAATAAATTTCGCAAAGTAATGAGTCGAAGGTTTTTGAATTGATCGTccaccctctctctctctctctctctctctctctctctctctctctctctctctctctctctttctctatCTCTAAGAAGATAATGCAATAAGATATATTGATGCTAAACAATTATACAAATCAATTAGCAGTTTGAATTAAAAAAGCAATATTCACCTGCTCCTTTTAAAGTCTTTTGGCTAGTATTGTATACGTATTTCGGTTTCCTCTCGTACACATGTTTTTGAAAACCTTTGATATCTTTCAAAAAATTCTTATTCAAAGAATTTTCATCTAGTGTTTCGATATTCTGTAGATCTTCACCCATTGCTGGTTGTGCCAATGTAAAGCATTTTCTCTTCGGAAAATACTGTTTGATCGATTCTTTGATTTCGTTGAATTTTACATGTTCAGGCTTTGTTCCTGGTTCTGGTTCAAGCATATCCTCAAGGTATACATTGGGTGTTTGACTTTTACCTTCTTTGACATTTTTCAGGTAAAAGTCTCTGATGCATATTATCAAACGTGGTGAAGCAACAGGGATGCTTTTGGCGTTATGCTTTTCCTCATCCTCACCATTAAGAATTTTGATACCATTTGACAGCGAGACAATAAATCTTAACCAATTAAGGATAAACTTTAATTGACAGTATAATTTTAGATTCTACATATTTACAATTGTGATCAGTGTGACATTTAGAAAATAAAGTTGTAAAGTTAATGCAGTGACAACTGTGCTCCAAAATGAAATTGCTGACTCGGAAAGATTTTAGTTTTCCATCAAAAGAAAGACAGACGATGTTAGTACACACTGATATCAGTCTTATATCACATATTTTGGAAATTTCGTAGGAAACCTTCGAACAACTTTTAAACATGATTATCTAAACGCACGCAAAATTACTTTAGGTAAAGTTTAAGAGACTGGCGGACAAAAAGCTAATTTAGAAAATAAGTTAAGTGTATATGAGACAGATCCTAGAAACATTGTTaattactttataaaacataatttagtTTGAATACCAGGAACGATAACTCATTTTGTCAGTATTTTGACCCTAattgtactttgtatttttagTATTTATTATTGAGGTTAACTTTTCTTCAGTATTAAAGgttatagctttaaaactcttTACACAATGTTTATCAACAATAGATGAGGAAAATAGATTTAGTCCCATAGCTTTCTCGTACAAATTTGTAGTAATTATCGCCtattttgaaattagaaatttagTGAAGCAGTTTGCAGTTTGAAAACATCCTGTTTTTTCTATGCGGAATTGACACGcctcttcttttctttttttctaatttagtcAAGTGCATTACTTACTCAAATTCTGATTTTCATTGCATTTGTTATCTCTAAATAAAAAGGTATGTAATGTAGT is a genomic window of Mercenaria mercenaria strain notata chromosome 18, MADL_Memer_1, whole genome shotgun sequence containing:
- the LOC128550512 gene encoding guanylate-binding protein 1-like, yielding MKEALNYNNLDKLAFIVSLSNGIKILNGEDEEKHNAKSIPVASPRLIICIRDFYLKNVKEGKSQTPNVYLEDMLEPEPGTKPEHVKFNEIKESIKQYFPKRKCFTLAQPAMGEDLQNIETLDENSLNKNFLKDIKGFQKHVYERKPKYVYNTSQKTLKGAGEYCFFNSNC